The following coding sequences are from one Candidatus Dadabacteria bacterium window:
- a CDS encoding glycosyltransferase family 4 protein, which yields MKKTNVLFINHSVRDGGPGRSLLYILKYIDRDKINPFVLVPKHDIFSESLKSEGIFENVIVDPRFPENIQKSAMVADTTRAPGLMRVFSIIINIVNMLRLLCGSSKIIRENGIDIVYCNGTLAKIVGTLIGRKNKKPVIWHVRNIQQTRFMKSLMETLSGFQCVKKIICVSRATAKPFERAKNKVHVVYNGIDPADFDRDSVRGSLREEFSIPPDTVLVGNTGRVVPRKGYVEFIDTVSRLVSDGNIKEKTKFVIVGDTPWFFPKNHLQELEDHAERLGVRDSFIFTGYRKDVRPYLKDFDLFVIPSNYPDPFPRSVIEAMAFSLPVVGFSIGGIAEAIEDGKTGFLCAPGDFQKMGESVSILARDAEARGEMGRNSRRRVMEMCSAVERTADVQKIILEAR from the coding sequence ATGAAAAAAACAAACGTGCTTTTCATCAATCACTCGGTAAGGGACGGAGGACCGGGAAGAAGCCTTCTCTACATACTGAAGTACATCGACCGGGATAAGATAAACCCTTTTGTGCTCGTGCCGAAACACGACATATTCTCTGAGAGCCTGAAATCCGAGGGCATCTTTGAAAACGTCATAGTCGACCCCAGGTTTCCCGAGAACATACAGAAATCAGCAATGGTGGCGGACACCACACGGGCCCCGGGTCTTATGAGAGTTTTCTCCATAATCATAAACATAGTGAATATGCTCCGTCTGCTTTGCGGTTCCTCTAAGATAATCAGGGAAAACGGAATCGACATTGTCTACTGCAACGGAACCCTTGCAAAAATCGTGGGAACTCTGATCGGGAGGAAAAACAAAAAACCCGTTATCTGGCACGTAAGGAACATACAGCAGACGCGGTTTATGAAATCTTTAATGGAAACGCTCTCGGGGTTTCAGTGCGTGAAGAAGATAATATGCGTTTCCCGCGCCACGGCCAAGCCGTTTGAGAGGGCAAAAAACAAGGTTCACGTCGTCTATAACGGCATTGACCCCGCGGATTTCGACAGGGATTCCGTTCGGGGGTCTCTGAGAGAGGAGTTCTCCATTCCCCCGGATACAGTGCTTGTCGGAAACACCGGAAGGGTGGTTCCGAGAAAGGGCTACGTGGAATTCATCGACACTGTAAGCCGACTTGTCTCAGACGGCAATATCAAAGAGAAAACAAAGTTCGTTATAGTCGGAGATACTCCGTGGTTCTTTCCGAAAAACCACCTGCAGGAGCTTGAGGATCATGCGGAGAGGCTGGGGGTGCGGGATAGCTTTATCTTCACCGGATACAGAAAGGACGTAAGGCCGTATCTTAAGGATTTTGACCTCTTCGTTATTCCGTCCAATTACCCGGATCCTTTCCCGAGGTCAGTGATAGAGGCGATGGCGTTCAGCCTCCCCGTCGTGGGTTTTTCAATAGGGGGAATAGCGGAGGCCATTGAGGACGGAAAGACCGGTTTTCTCTGCGCACCGGGGGATTTTCAGAAGATGGGGGAGAGCGTCTCGATTCTTGCAAGGGACGCGGAGGCCCGGGGTGAGATGGGCCGAAACTCAAGGCGCAGGGTAATGGAAATGTGCTCCGCTGTCGAGCGAACCGCGGACGTACAGAAAATAATACTCGAGGCCCGGTGA